One genomic segment of Catalinimonas alkaloidigena includes these proteins:
- a CDS encoding PKD domain-containing protein: MAQEIVPNLLRPELDLHIFQFPRDQIPRIDGKADDWEIYPDELIYGTDLLKDTEDGMDYPVDRTDLDVKVRVGWVKGLNRLYFLYEAYDDFWDFERFNPQGYMNDIFEVVVDGDLSGGSFIFNEMLQNSNRMGDAPAHIATHLRFSGVHAQNYHIYTPPVDGAWTLVWGNQPWIAEFPQSNYAFDYNFRQGESGKLMLEFWITPYDYAPHEGPEMAKESQLRENEYIGLSWSILDFDGAQREGHVNLSHNVEMVKNASYLCAFRLLPLEDRFKPKIKADWTFEVIDEERRLVYFEDESVGDIQNWHWDFGDGKTSDEPSPLHQFDKAGVYHVITLEVEGSEGTSRRTRYWEVMLK; encoded by the coding sequence TTGGCTCAGGAGATTGTCCCCAACTTGCTTCGCCCTGAGCTTGATCTTCATATTTTTCAGTTTCCTCGCGACCAGATACCCAGAATTGATGGTAAAGCAGATGACTGGGAAATTTATCCAGATGAGCTGATTTACGGCACCGACCTGCTCAAAGATACGGAAGATGGTATGGATTATCCGGTTGACCGCACCGACCTGGATGTAAAGGTAAGAGTGGGCTGGGTCAAAGGACTCAACCGCCTGTATTTCCTCTACGAAGCCTACGATGATTTCTGGGACTTTGAACGCTTTAATCCCCAAGGCTACATGAACGATATTTTTGAGGTGGTGGTGGATGGCGACCTGTCAGGTGGTTCGTTTATTTTTAACGAAATGCTGCAAAACTCCAACCGTATGGGGGATGCTCCGGCACATATTGCCACCCACTTGCGTTTTAGCGGGGTACATGCTCAAAATTACCATATTTATACACCCCCCGTCGATGGTGCCTGGACACTGGTATGGGGCAACCAGCCCTGGATCGCGGAATTTCCCCAGTCCAATTACGCTTTTGACTACAACTTCCGGCAGGGAGAAAGCGGTAAACTGATGCTGGAGTTCTGGATCACGCCCTACGACTATGCCCCCCATGAAGGTCCTGAAATGGCTAAGGAAAGTCAGTTACGGGAAAACGAATACATCGGCCTTTCATGGTCTATCCTGGATTTTGACGGAGCCCAGAGAGAGGGGCACGTTAATCTTTCTCATAATGTTGAAATGGTCAAGAATGCTTCCTACCTCTGTGCTTTTCGTTTGCTGCCGTTGGAGGATCGCTTTAAGCCCAAAATTAAGGCAGACTGGACTTTTGAAGTGATAGACGAAGAACGGCGGCTGGTGTATTTTGAGGATGAATCGGTAGGAGATATTCAAAACTGGCATTGGGATTTTGGAGATGGTAAAACCTCGGATGAACCCAGCCCCCTTCATCAGTTTGATAAAGCTGGTGTCTATCATGTAATTACCCTGGAAGTAGAAGGTTCGGAAGGGACCTCCCGAAGAACCAGGTATTGGGAAGTGATGTTGAAATAA
- a CDS encoding RagB/SusD family nutrient uptake outer membrane protein — protein MRHIINYKKYFLSILIVALGLTSCGEDFLTVTPTGQLSDPSFWSTEEDADLALAGAYREWENDVNILYNDAMSDNGYEQYVWGYRKKGNGEVDPTNVTEGGRPYGTGNEWFTYERVRKYNNFLAKIDNITMDAALKEQYKAEVRFLRAYDYFNKVMLFGGVPLVTELVDADYTPPRTSALEVKQFILDELAEISEVLPVQNVLESKGHITSGAALALKARLELYMEDYTEAMASSKAVIDMGVYELFPDYRGLFLRENNAINTESIAEVQYVKNNYFSRLAAYNSLGRDGGFGGMNATRSIVEAYETSNGLTIEEDPTYDPLNPFENRDPRLEMTIIYPGQWWNGRYYNPLDPQIINENGESVQNPDYRGAGNGTVAAQSVKKYLEPVSSDEFYNYDANIMVIRLAEMYLTFAEAAVETGQNLEQGLDYINRLRARAGHVPATTLTRELVRRERRVELAFEGLRLFDVARWDLGPKVMDGPLYGSRLGSVNSQTGEVSWETEYVLIENRNFYPERNYLFPIPQNEMDTNPEMTQNPGY, from the coding sequence ATGCGACACATAATTAATTATAAAAAATACTTCCTTAGTATACTCATAGTAGCATTGGGTCTCACTTCGTGTGGCGAGGACTTCCTGACAGTTACTCCCACTGGCCAACTTTCAGATCCCTCTTTCTGGTCAACAGAAGAAGATGCTGATTTGGCCCTTGCAGGCGCTTACAGAGAATGGGAAAATGATGTTAATATCTTATATAATGATGCCATGAGCGACAATGGATATGAACAATATGTGTGGGGGTATAGAAAAAAAGGAAATGGTGAAGTTGATCCTACAAATGTTACCGAAGGTGGGCGTCCCTATGGAACCGGCAATGAGTGGTTCACCTATGAGCGGGTTCGGAAGTACAATAATTTTCTTGCAAAAATAGATAACATTACCATGGACGCTGCCTTAAAGGAGCAGTACAAAGCAGAAGTTCGCTTCTTAAGAGCTTATGATTATTTCAATAAAGTCATGCTTTTTGGTGGTGTTCCTTTAGTAACAGAATTAGTGGATGCTGATTATACTCCACCAAGAACATCCGCTCTGGAAGTTAAACAGTTTATTTTGGATGAATTAGCTGAGATAAGTGAGGTGCTTCCTGTGCAAAATGTGCTTGAATCCAAAGGCCATATCACAAGTGGAGCTGCCCTGGCATTAAAAGCACGCTTGGAATTGTACATGGAAGATTATACTGAAGCGATGGCATCCTCTAAAGCAGTGATTGATATGGGAGTTTACGAACTATTCCCGGATTACAGAGGATTATTTTTGCGAGAAAATAACGCCATCAATACTGAGTCAATAGCTGAAGTTCAGTATGTCAAGAATAACTATTTCAGCAGGCTTGCAGCCTATAACTCCCTTGGCAGAGATGGTGGTTTTGGAGGAATGAATGCCACACGAAGTATAGTAGAGGCTTATGAGACAAGTAATGGACTTACCATTGAGGAGGATCCGACTTATGATCCTTTAAATCCATTTGAAAATCGTGACCCACGCTTAGAAATGACAATTATTTATCCAGGACAGTGGTGGAATGGGAGATACTATAATCCTTTAGATCCTCAGATTATCAATGAAAATGGAGAATCTGTCCAAAACCCTGATTATCGGGGAGCAGGCAATGGTACAGTGGCAGCACAAAGTGTAAAAAAATACCTGGAACCTGTATCTTCCGATGAATTTTATAATTATGATGCCAATATTATGGTCATCAGATTGGCTGAGATGTATCTGACATTTGCTGAAGCTGCTGTAGAAACCGGACAGAATCTGGAGCAAGGACTTGATTACATTAATCGATTGAGAGCTAGAGCAGGACATGTACCGGCAACAACCCTTACCAGAGAACTGGTACGCCGTGAGCGTAGAGTAGAACTTGCTTTTGAAGGTTTAAGGCTATTTGATGTCGCTCGTTGGGACCTTGGCCCTAAAGTAATGGATGGTCCCTTGTATGGAAGCCGGTTAGGTTCCGTAAATTCTCAAACAGGAGAAGTAAGCTGGGAAACGGAATACGTTTTAATAGAAAACAGAAACTTCTATCCGGAAAGAAATTATTTATTTCCCATTCCACAAAATGAAATGGATACCAATCCGGAAATGACGCAAAACCCTGGTTATTAA
- a CDS encoding mandelate racemase/muconate lactonizing enzyme family protein — protein MDRRKFLGSLVASSASIGMLSACHNESHGQNEALSDTPIYPLHALSREKIKIIDIRLTPLSYVHQEGPLWGVNEYIVWKADAGLIEVFTDQGIIGIGEGSPYSEPDKIKKYIEERVKPFLIGKNPFDVDFLTGGGPDRDYLSRAAWAGVNNACWDIIGKTKEMPVYRLLATNHEPKASVPIYASGGVEHKWYENGTEYLIEEALKYKEQGYTAFKFRNGTNWEYSGMTLEKYLPVLRKLREAVGPDFKLMIEKHSHDFEDIVNILCPALEDLKFYWYEEPINQWKEDAVEKHLQIKEAMPSVMVSGGERFTHSLQLHEWIITGAYDIIQSDCNFTGISEGWHIAQVAHLYGRLQCPHNWHGGLTTMANLHFVAGVPNGHMCELNQTYNPLKEELFKRPLIVKDGYMELPDKPGFGVEIIDDVAKKFPYVSGSYLKPNPVIQKKI, from the coding sequence ATGGACAGACGAAAATTTTTAGGATCATTGGTAGCTTCTTCTGCCTCTATAGGCATGCTTTCGGCTTGCCACAATGAATCCCATGGACAAAATGAAGCTTTGTCGGACACGCCTATTTATCCACTACATGCATTAAGCCGTGAAAAAATAAAGATAATAGATATACGACTTACCCCCTTGTCTTATGTTCATCAGGAAGGTCCCCTTTGGGGAGTGAATGAGTACATCGTCTGGAAGGCAGATGCAGGTCTTATTGAAGTGTTTACTGACCAGGGTATTATAGGTATCGGGGAAGGAAGCCCTTACAGTGAACCTGACAAGATCAAAAAATATATAGAAGAGAGAGTAAAACCCTTTCTGATTGGCAAGAATCCCTTTGATGTAGATTTTCTCACTGGTGGAGGCCCAGATAGAGATTATTTATCAAGGGCAGCTTGGGCGGGTGTTAATAATGCGTGCTGGGATATCATTGGCAAGACCAAAGAGATGCCTGTTTATCGACTGTTGGCTACCAATCATGAACCTAAAGCAAGTGTACCTATCTATGCCAGTGGTGGTGTAGAGCACAAATGGTATGAAAATGGCACTGAATATCTGATTGAAGAAGCTCTAAAGTATAAAGAACAGGGTTATACTGCATTTAAATTTAGAAATGGTACCAACTGGGAATATAGTGGTATGACACTGGAAAAGTACTTGCCTGTATTGAGAAAACTACGTGAAGCAGTAGGTCCCGATTTTAAGTTGATGATTGAAAAACACTCTCATGATTTTGAAGATATCGTTAATATTCTTTGTCCTGCACTAGAAGATTTGAAGTTTTACTGGTATGAAGAACCCATAAACCAATGGAAAGAAGATGCAGTAGAAAAGCATCTGCAAATCAAAGAAGCTATGCCTTCAGTGATGGTTTCAGGTGGTGAAAGGTTCACTCATAGCTTACAACTGCATGAATGGATTATTACAGGTGCTTATGATATCATCCAATCTGATTGCAACTTTACCGGTATCAGTGAGGGCTGGCACATTGCTCAAGTAGCGCATCTGTATGGGCGACTACAATGCCCTCATAACTGGCATGGAGGACTAACAACTATGGCTAACCTTCATTTTGTAGCAGGGGTACCTAATGGCCATATGTGTGAGCTAAACCAAACCTACAATCCATTAAAAGAAGAATTATTCAAAAGGCCTCTGATTGTAAAGGATGGTTATATGGAGCTACCAGATAAGCCAGGCTTTGGTGTTGAAATTATTGACGATGTAGCCAAAAAGTTTCCCTATGTGTCCGGATCATACCTTAAACCTAATCCAGTAATACAGAAGAAAATTTAG
- a CDS encoding amidohydrolase family protein yields the protein MQPRRTFLKQGLGLTAGLMSNTLPSFSHSRIFSIKDIPITDTHVHFWELDRLEYPWLEERPSPISRDFVPDDYLKATSNYELQRIVFVESGRVPEEYLQESDWISQLAEKEGKIAGIVAFFPIEKGAEVQNNLEKLADNTLVKGIRRMGDPDELVASYAFQESLNLMNRHQLSLDIHYGADGLKAFLPIIDKFPDMTFVVNHLGLPDVKQGEKESWQKAMQAVAERPNVYCKLSGLLTRCEDNQKNSQTLKPYILSAIDYFGTDRMVFASDWPVLTLGGTFEHWLQILDEVLGDFKKRELRDIFYQNAARAYRL from the coding sequence ATGCAGCCAAGAAGAACATTTCTTAAACAAGGTTTGGGGCTCACCGCCGGACTCATGAGTAACACCTTGCCCAGCTTTTCCCACAGTAGAATTTTCAGCATCAAAGACATTCCTATCACCGATACGCACGTGCATTTTTGGGAGCTGGATCGCCTGGAATATCCCTGGCTGGAAGAGCGTCCTTCACCTATCAGCCGGGATTTTGTGCCGGATGATTATTTGAAGGCGACAAGCAACTATGAGCTGCAAAGAATTGTGTTTGTAGAAAGCGGACGTGTTCCCGAAGAGTACCTGCAGGAATCCGACTGGATCAGCCAACTGGCCGAAAAGGAAGGTAAGATTGCTGGTATTGTAGCTTTTTTCCCCATTGAGAAAGGGGCTGAGGTGCAGAACAACCTGGAAAAACTTGCTGATAATACCCTGGTCAAAGGTATACGGCGCATGGGAGACCCTGATGAATTGGTTGCTTCCTATGCTTTTCAGGAAAGTCTAAATCTGATGAACCGGCACCAACTTAGCCTGGACATTCACTATGGAGCAGACGGGCTAAAGGCTTTTTTACCCATCATTGATAAGTTTCCGGACATGACTTTCGTCGTCAATCACCTGGGACTTCCGGATGTAAAGCAGGGGGAGAAAGAAAGCTGGCAAAAAGCTATGCAAGCCGTAGCCGAGCGCCCCAATGTGTACTGCAAGCTTTCTGGGCTGCTCACCCGCTGCGAGGATAACCAGAAAAACAGCCAGACACTCAAACCTTATATACTCTCAGCCATTGACTATTTCGGTACAGACCGGATGGTATTTGCCAGCGACTGGCCGGTACTGACTTTAGGTGGCACTTTTGAGCATTGGCTGCAGATTCTGGATGAAGTACTGGGTGACTTCAAGAAGCGAGAATTAAGAGATATTTTCTACCAGAATGCAGCCAGGGCTTACCGTTTGTAA
- a CDS encoding mandelate racemase/muconate lactonizing enzyme family protein, producing the protein MKDKNKLSRRSFMASSGTALAAGLTYGLSGNAFASGDHRSHSKKLNQNSKYGVKSLDRSHLIDKRSHPTEGLERENITITDIKVTPLSYVHDGEYLWRVGGLVVWKSDAALVEVFTNQGIVGIGEGSPYRGPDHLKKYTDTYITPLLKGQNVFDVDFITNNQGHNSIAEGAWAGVNNAIWDVIGKAKGKPVYKLLSGDSTPNNKVHMYASGGVEHAWYDNGEESLIAEALRYKEAGFDTFKFRQGTSWKFSGMTMDKYIPILENLRKAVGPDFRLCIEKFPWDMDIILNQLCPVLEELKFYWYEEPISPNDPRAVEKHIAINEAMPSVMISGGESWYNRYQVYPFTVSGGMDIIQTDPNLTGISEGWQIGQMLHEHGMKYCPHNWVGGLTTISSIHLVAGVPSGHMCETNMTYNPLKWEIFKEPYQIKDGWLTIPDKPGYGVELIDDVAKKFPFEPGFYGKPNPKMKGKDLPLWWS; encoded by the coding sequence ATGAAAGATAAGAATAAACTATCACGACGCTCATTTATGGCAAGCAGTGGTACTGCTCTGGCTGCAGGTTTAACGTATGGATTATCAGGGAACGCATTTGCTTCTGGCGACCATAGAAGCCATTCCAAAAAGCTCAATCAGAATAGTAAGTATGGAGTAAAATCTCTTGATCGTTCGCATTTGATAGATAAACGCTCCCATCCTACAGAAGGGCTTGAGCGAGAAAATATCACGATTACAGACATTAAAGTTACGCCTTTATCCTATGTTCATGATGGGGAGTACCTTTGGCGTGTGGGTGGACTTGTTGTCTGGAAATCCGATGCAGCACTTGTTGAAGTTTTTACCAATCAGGGCATCGTGGGTATTGGTGAAGGCAGCCCCTATCGCGGGCCTGACCACCTCAAGAAATATACTGACACCTACATCACACCTTTGCTGAAGGGACAGAATGTCTTCGATGTAGATTTTATCACCAACAATCAGGGACATAACAGTATTGCGGAAGGAGCCTGGGCAGGGGTCAATAATGCCATATGGGATGTCATCGGCAAAGCCAAAGGAAAGCCTGTCTATAAACTTTTATCAGGTGACAGTACGCCCAACAATAAGGTCCATATGTATGCCAGTGGTGGTGTAGAACATGCCTGGTACGACAATGGGGAGGAAAGCCTTATTGCAGAAGCTCTCCGCTATAAGGAGGCTGGATTTGATACTTTTAAATTTCGTCAAGGTACCAGTTGGAAGTTCAGTGGCATGACGATGGATAAATATATCCCGATTTTAGAGAATCTCCGCAAGGCAGTTGGTCCGGATTTCAGGCTTTGCATTGAAAAATTTCCCTGGGATATGGACATAATCCTCAACCAGCTCTGCCCGGTTCTGGAAGAGCTTAAATTCTACTGGTATGAGGAACCTATATCCCCTAATGATCCAAGAGCTGTAGAAAAGCATATTGCCATCAATGAAGCTATGCCTTCAGTAATGATATCCGGTGGGGAAAGCTGGTATAATCGCTATCAGGTATACCCTTTTACAGTATCAGGAGGTATGGATATCATACAAACTGATCCTAATCTGACCGGAATAAGCGAAGGCTGGCAAATAGGTCAGATGTTACATGAACATGGCATGAAGTATTGCCCTCACAATTGGGTCGGCGGCCTTACAACCATCTCAAGTATTCATCTGGTAGCAGGAGTTCCAAGTGGTCATATGTGTGAAACTAATATGACTTATAACCCACTGAAGTGGGAAATTTTCAAGGAGCCCTATCAAATCAAAGACGGATGGCTCACCATTCCAGATAAACCGGGCTACGGAGTAGAGTTAATTGATGATGTTGCGAAAAAATTCCCTTTTGAACCTGGATTTTATGGTAAACCCAATCCAAAAATGAAGGGAAAAGATCTTCCACTCTGGTGGAGCTAA
- a CDS encoding PQQ-dependent sugar dehydrogenase: protein MQINSKMILVQTQVYGQLLVFLLFACTLASCGFAPDRKGLLIISGEEKKPTINWANLNVGFMTGDLSCLAEDSLKKYSQLLLSDLSADSLNAAQQRIIERFVSQGGQLYFWQVDLQYQHKWPLLEDLMQKKKESSEKATKLLATSKEDILTYAFGSGTIYFLPDELPWNIQELADMFTQTAQKVQWSTESSMAAYPDSKRFTCTTLFSGLNEPMEIEVLPNQDILLIERGGAIKYFDHQDETISTIGRLNVNYAQSNGLNGLALYPDFRRNPWIFLSYSHATEPFQYISRFYLAGDSLIMNSEKVIMKVSHNPDDANHASNALEFDAAGNLYIGFGDYTSQPEGYAPIDERPGEVRRDAQRTAGNSNNPLGGILRIHPEEDGSYSIPEGNLFPTDDSLSMPEIFVKGCRNPYRFSIDPATQYLFFGDVGPDATIDSERGTQGYEEINLAKEAGYFGWPYFVAHNIAYPDYDYANQQVRPPFDPAVPVNDSPNNSGLKNLPPAHPAILWYPRQPTKEFPDMGQGGMNIMVGPLFRSDLYPFSVQKLPDYFDGKLIFYDWVRGWVKAASLNENEEVELVEPLIDTLHFAHPTDMRLGPEGALYVLDYGSQSYARNLDAKVVRISYDRGNRKPVAQISASQTEGAVPLRLSLSAKESYDYDQDSLEYSWEIEGKSLSGEEIHYQFEEPGEHPVRLLVTDGQGAVAEKTIMIKAGNAPPQIFFNTTANRTFYWDSLSYSIEVKDQEDGSLSESQIAEDDVRVLFFYQPTGGGKGGTDNMHDLQDGKLLVKENGCVACHSLDTRSLGPSYIEVAQRYRGQDKNTMLTQKIIQGGQGNWNMGRAMPAHQFIEEAEVQKMVIYILSLADQPVTEQKKTSGMLHFDQGKADASGVYLLEISYQDKGSKEIGPISRTGKYTFIPPRLSASSADYWQGVALRVNGNSLVQENGGYLEYHNIDLRRIRQISVNLRAMVSGTLEVRLNRPEGEIVGLQTIEENTEWHEIEVPIKNTSTQQDLLFVFRSDQPDLPANLFVIDTFHFLRNKPNI, encoded by the coding sequence ATGCAGATTAACAGTAAGATGATTTTAGTACAAACTCAGGTATACGGGCAACTGCTGGTGTTCTTGCTGTTTGCCTGCACGCTGGCATCCTGTGGCTTTGCTCCTGACAGGAAAGGCTTACTGATCATCTCGGGAGAAGAAAAAAAACCAACAATTAATTGGGCAAACTTGAATGTCGGTTTCATGACTGGAGACCTTTCCTGCCTGGCAGAAGACAGCCTGAAAAAATACAGTCAGCTACTGCTCTCTGACCTATCGGCAGACAGCCTTAACGCTGCTCAACAGCGGATTATTGAACGATTTGTTAGCCAAGGCGGACAGTTGTATTTCTGGCAGGTGGATCTGCAGTACCAGCATAAGTGGCCATTGCTGGAAGATCTGATGCAAAAGAAAAAAGAAAGTAGCGAAAAGGCTACTAAACTGCTGGCTACTAGCAAAGAGGATATCCTGACTTATGCCTTTGGCAGCGGCACTATTTATTTTCTGCCCGATGAACTGCCCTGGAACATTCAGGAACTGGCAGACATGTTCACCCAAACTGCTCAGAAAGTGCAGTGGAGCACTGAGTCTTCTATGGCAGCCTATCCTGATTCTAAACGTTTTACCTGCACGACCCTTTTCTCTGGCTTGAATGAACCCATGGAAATTGAGGTGCTGCCCAATCAGGATATACTTTTAATAGAAAGAGGTGGTGCTATCAAATATTTTGATCATCAAGACGAGACTATCAGTACCATCGGAAGGCTAAATGTGAACTATGCGCAGTCCAATGGACTGAACGGATTGGCACTCTACCCTGATTTTCGAAGAAACCCCTGGATTTTTCTTTCTTACTCTCACGCTACAGAACCGTTTCAGTATATCTCCCGCTTTTACCTGGCTGGTGACAGTCTGATAATGAATTCTGAAAAGGTGATTATGAAAGTATCGCATAATCCTGATGATGCCAATCATGCATCTAATGCCCTGGAATTTGATGCTGCCGGAAACCTCTATATTGGCTTCGGCGACTATACCTCGCAGCCCGAAGGCTATGCGCCTATAGACGAGAGGCCGGGAGAAGTACGCCGGGATGCGCAGCGAACTGCGGGAAACTCTAACAATCCCCTGGGGGGGATATTGCGAATCCATCCCGAAGAAGACGGCTCCTACAGCATTCCTGAAGGGAATCTTTTTCCAACAGACGACTCGCTCAGCATGCCGGAAATTTTTGTCAAAGGATGCCGAAACCCCTACCGCTTTTCAATTGACCCTGCCACACAGTACCTATTCTTTGGCGACGTAGGGCCAGATGCCACCATAGATAGTGAAAGAGGCACGCAGGGCTATGAGGAGATCAACCTTGCAAAAGAAGCTGGCTATTTTGGCTGGCCATACTTTGTGGCTCATAACATTGCCTATCCTGATTATGACTATGCCAACCAGCAAGTTCGCCCGCCCTTTGATCCTGCTGTTCCGGTGAATGATTCGCCCAATAATAGCGGGTTGAAAAACTTACCTCCGGCTCATCCGGCTATCCTCTGGTATCCTCGGCAGCCAACCAAGGAGTTTCCGGATATGGGTCAGGGAGGTATGAATATCATGGTAGGGCCGTTATTTAGAAGTGATCTGTATCCCTTTTCAGTTCAGAAGTTACCTGATTATTTTGACGGAAAACTGATCTTTTATGATTGGGTACGAGGGTGGGTGAAAGCGGCCAGTCTGAATGAAAATGAAGAAGTTGAACTGGTAGAGCCATTAATAGACACGCTTCACTTTGCGCATCCTACCGATATGCGACTAGGTCCCGAGGGTGCACTTTACGTTTTGGATTACGGATCGCAGAGCTATGCCAGAAATCTGGATGCCAAAGTGGTCAGGATATCCTATGACCGGGGAAACCGAAAGCCGGTAGCCCAGATCAGCGCAAGCCAGACCGAAGGTGCAGTGCCTTTGCGACTTAGCCTTTCCGCAAAAGAATCATATGATTACGATCAGGACTCACTGGAGTACAGTTGGGAAATTGAAGGCAAAAGTCTGTCGGGTGAAGAGATCCATTATCAGTTTGAAGAGCCCGGAGAGCATCCGGTCAGGCTGCTGGTAACCGATGGACAGGGAGCGGTCGCTGAAAAAACTATTATGATCAAAGCAGGCAATGCACCCCCACAGATATTTTTCAACACCACTGCTAACCGTACTTTTTACTGGGATAGCTTATCCTATTCCATAGAGGTAAAAGATCAGGAAGATGGCAGTTTATCAGAATCTCAGATTGCTGAGGATGATGTTAGGGTTCTTTTTTTCTACCAGCCTACGGGCGGAGGTAAGGGTGGCACAGACAATATGCACGATCTGCAGGATGGTAAACTACTGGTGAAGGAGAACGGCTGCGTGGCCTGTCACAGCTTGGATACTCGTTCATTAGGGCCATCCTACATTGAAGTAGCCCAGCGATACCGAGGGCAGGATAAAAACACTATGCTTACGCAGAAAATCATCCAGGGAGGGCAGGGCAACTGGAACATGGGCAGAGCTATGCCAGCGCATCAGTTTATTGAAGAAGCAGAAGTTCAAAAAATGGTTATCTATATTCTTTCTCTAGCTGATCAGCCAGTTACAGAACAGAAAAAGACCTCTGGCATGTTGCATTTTGATCAGGGTAAGGCAGATGCATCCGGAGTTTACCTCTTGGAGATTAGCTACCAGGATAAAGGGAGTAAGGAAATAGGACCTATCTCCAGAACCGGCAAATATACATTTATCCCGCCGAGACTGAGCGCCTCCTCGGCCGACTACTGGCAGGGAGTAGCATTGCGGGTAAACGGAAATTCATTGGTACAGGAAAACGGTGGCTACCTCGAGTACCACAACATTGACCTCCGACGTATCAGGCAAATCAGTGTAAACCTCAGAGCAATGGTCAGTGGTACTCTGGAAGTCAGGCTCAACAGACCTGAGGGAGAAATAGTAGGTCTACAAACCATAGAAGAAAATACGGAATGGCACGAAATAGAGGTACCCATAAAGAATACCTCTACCCAGCAGGACTTGTTGTTTGTTTTCCGTTCCGATCAGCCCGATCTGCCCGCCAATCTATTTGTGATCGACACATTTCACTTCCTGCGCAATAAGCCCAACATTTAA
- a CDS encoding RraA family protein, whose protein sequence is MKYSNLIFAPILLFSFLSVYAQNITMSQEEMIALTPKWEGGRFPDGRPKVPDSILERMKNISLEQAWSVLRGEGYTHQYEYGWQNIHPGDVLVGRVLTAQYMPVRPEVREQLVKKGTEDGRIGDMVSWPIDMLIQGDVYVADSYGKVTDGPIIGDNLGTSIAAKSGNGVVVNGTVRDMEGLMQIPGFTSFIKGSHPSYQQEMMLTGLNVPIRIGPVTVMPGDVVLGKLEGVIFIPPHLAEKVVKTGELVMLRDQFGHQRLREGKYTPGQIDARWNANIERDFSEWLEAHIEDLAVPKEEIQELLKTRNW, encoded by the coding sequence ATGAAATACAGCAATCTCATTTTTGCCCCTATTCTTTTATTTTCCTTTTTGTCTGTATATGCTCAAAATATTACTATGAGTCAGGAGGAAATGATAGCCCTCACACCCAAATGGGAAGGGGGACGTTTCCCCGATGGACGGCCAAAGGTACCAGACAGCATATTAGAGCGGATGAAAAATATATCCTTAGAACAGGCCTGGTCAGTACTGAGAGGTGAAGGATATACCCACCAGTACGAATATGGCTGGCAGAATATCCATCCTGGTGATGTCCTGGTAGGTCGGGTACTGACAGCCCAATACATGCCTGTACGTCCGGAAGTAAGAGAACAATTGGTGAAAAAAGGTACAGAAGATGGTCGTATCGGAGATATGGTATCTTGGCCAATTGATATGCTTATTCAAGGGGATGTATATGTAGCAGACTCTTACGGAAAAGTAACAGATGGACCTATCATCGGTGATAATCTAGGAACTTCTATTGCTGCCAAGTCCGGTAATGGAGTAGTCGTCAACGGAACGGTGCGAGATATGGAGGGGCTGATGCAAATTCCTGGTTTTACATCTTTCATAAAAGGATCTCATCCCTCATATCAGCAAGAAATGATGCTTACCGGCCTCAATGTTCCTATCCGTATTGGTCCTGTAACTGTGATGCCTGGGGATGTGGTGTTGGGAAAGTTAGAGGGAGTAATTTTTATTCCTCCGCACTTGGCAGAGAAAGTGGTGAAGACTGGAGAACTGGTCATGCTAAGGGATCAATTTGGGCATCAACGACTCCGCGAGGGAAAATACACTCCAGGTCAAATTGATGCTCGTTGGAATGCTAACATTGAAAGAGATTTTTCAGAATGGCTGGAAGCTCATATAGAGGATTTAGCTGTGCCTAAAGAAGAAATCCAAGAGCTATTGAAGACAAGGAACTGGTGA